One Oncorhynchus keta strain PuntledgeMale-10-30-2019 chromosome 11, Oket_V2, whole genome shotgun sequence DNA window includes the following coding sequences:
- the LOC118390351 gene encoding leucine-rich repeat and fibronectin type-III domain-containing protein 4-like, with protein MPKSNSQILHPYLAPHHSKFYWKSSKQSSSLKGVHPDRTVPPPKLKPKVTKPSLRPPACPLTPQTVVWLAVVTGSCVFPALLGPGVSAGETWGMVSICPFHCVCRNLSESLSTLCVNKGLLFVPPDIDRRTVELRLADNFILEVGRVDFANMSGLVELTLSRNTIHTLRPLSFADLESLRSLHLDTNRLTIVGPRDLSGLTNLQHLIINNNQLTDVSAEAFDDFLQTLEDLDLSYNNLRKVPWEAIQNMASLHTLNLDHNLIDQIAEGSFGELYKLARLDMTSNRLQTLPPDPLFSRSQTGVVSPTPYSAVISLSFGGNPLHCNCELLWLRRLIRGDDMETCATPVHLAGRYFWSIPEEEFTCEPPLITRHSNKLWVLEGQRATLRCRAIGDPEPIIHWISPDDRIVANSSRVYSYYNGTLDVLVTRARDDGAYTCIAINAAGEATALIDLKIIPLPHRGNNTVPLTNPRGDPGSSDISSGRTGGSGRNGKGGGGGSVKNATGEGESGERGDGEASTSERLVGVLGVTATSAQVRWVLGRATGPYLVWMYQIQYNCTADDALVYRILPPTSSSFLLKNLVSGADYSLCVLAIFDDGVSTLATTKVLGCTQFSTKEDFPECRSLQAHFLGGTLTVMVGGVIVVTLLVFTVAMMVRHRVCGDCRDEGHYPAHHHDDFLPSKEGVDVYAQTNGNGSVMMVALPNNILGQQAKPLPLKTKPQAKNKPGKLPKPKLDSDQLSGEGKGAKPGLEVVVRGKGFPPFTLESERVTLYYSPANTSQTLPHPRAHKAPKHSGKLKLRRSEEKERDLDKMVGSRCSLDSEACEGEELERVKDWRRGDRPPLGPTRSCSFDVGEITTTTCYGYAKRLSVIWTRRSQSVQGMLVQCASTASSASSTGSDHPLPALTHGYLHTNNTSKSSEADNIGDLEESVL; from the exons ATGCCTAAATCCAACTCACAAATACTACACCCATACCTGGCGCCACACCACTCAAAATTCTATTGGAAGTCTTCAAAGCAAAGCTCCTCTCTAAAAGGGGTCCACCCAGACAGAACAGTACCCCCTCCTAAACTCAAGCCAAAGGTGACCAAACCTTCCCTGAGACCCCCTGCCTGCCCTCTGACCCCACAGACGGTAGTCTGGCTGGCCGTGGTGACTGGTTCCTGTGTCTTCCCTGCGCTACTTGGCCCAGGCGTGTCTGCTGGAGAGACCTGGGGCATGGTCTCCATCTGTCCCTTCCACTGTGTGTGTCGAAACCTCTCAGAGTCTCTGAGCACGCTCTGCGTCAACAAGGGCCTGCTGTTTGTCCCTCCTGACATTGACCGGCGCACCGTGGAGCTCCGTCTGGCAGATAACTTCATCCTGGAGGTGGGCAGGGTGGACTTTGCCAACATGTCAGGCCTGGTGGAACTGACTCTGTCCAGGAACACCATCCACACCCTGCGGCCCCTGTCCTTTGCTGACCTGGAGAGCCTGCGCTCACTCCACCTGGACACCAACCGGCTGACCATAGTGGGGCCAAGAGACCTGTCCGGCCTGACCAACCTACAGCAcctcatcatcaacaacaaccagcTGACCGACGTCTCCGCCGAGGCCTTCGATGACTTCCTGCAGACGCTGGAGGATCTGGACCTGTCCTACAACAACCTGAGGAAGGTCCCCTGGGAGGCCATCCAGAACATGGCCAGCCTGCACACCCTCAACCTGGACCACAACCTCATAGACCAGATCGCTGAGGGCTCCTTCGGCGAACTCTACAAGCTGGCCCGCCTGGATATGACATCCAACCGGCTGCAGACGCTGCCCCCCGACCCCTTGTTCTCCCGCTCCCAGACGGGCGTGGTCAGCCCCACACCTTACAGCGCTGTCATCAGCCTGAGCTTCGGGGGGAACCCCCTGCACTGTAACTGTGAGCTGCTGTGGCTGAGGCGGCTGATCCGCGGCGACGACATGGAGACGTGTGCCACCCCCGTCCACCTGGCTGGGCGCTACTTTTGGTCCATCCCAGAGGAGGAGTTCACCTGTGAGCCTCCGCTCATCACACGCCACTCCAACAAGCTGTGGGTGCTGGAGGGCCAGAGGGCCACGCTGAGGTGCCGTGCCATCGGTGACCCTGAGCCCATCATTCACTGGATCTCCCCTGACGACCGCATCGTGGCCAACTCCAGCCGTGTGTACTCCTACTACAATGGCACCCTGGACGTGCTTGTGACGCGGGCGCGTGACGACGGGGCTTACACCTGCATCGCCATCAACGCTGCCGGGGAGGCTACAGCCCTGATAGACCTCAAGATCATCCCCCTCCCTCACCGCGGCAACAACACTGTCCCCCTCACCAACCCTCGTGGAGACCCAGGCTCCTCAGACATTTCCAGTGGGAGAACAGGAGGGTCTGGAAGGAACgggaagggtggtggtggtggttcgGTAAAGAACGCCacgggagagggggagagcggagagaggggagatggagaagcCAGTACCAGTGAGCGTTTGGTGGGAGTCCTGGGGGTGACTGCCACCTCTGCCCAGGTGCGCTGGGTCCTGGGTCGGGCCACTGGGCCGTACCTGGTGTGGATGTACCAGATCCAGTACAACTGCACTGCAGATGATGCCCTGGTGTACAG AATACTGCCGCCTACAAGCAGCTCTTTCCTGCTGAAGAACCTGGTGTCTGGAGCAGACTACAGCCTGTGTGTCCTGGCCATCTTTGACGATGGGGTGTCCACCCTGGCCACCACCAAGGTCCTAGGCTGCACCCAGTTCAGCACCAAGGAGGACTTCCCAGAGTGCCGATCCCTGCAGGCCCACTTCCTGGGCGGCACGCTGACGGTCATGGTGGGGGGGGTCATCGTAGTAACACTGCTGGTGTTCACCGTGGCGATGATGGTAAGGCACCGTGTCTGTGGAGACTGTCGAGACGAGGGCCACTACCCTGCACATCACCATGACGACTTCCTTCCCTCCAAGGAAGGAGTGGATGTTTACGCTCAGACCAACGGAAATGGGAGCGTGATGATGGTGGCTCTGCCCAACAACATTCTTGGACAACAGGCTAAGCCGCTGCCGTTGAAAACCAAACCCCAAGCCAAGAACAAGCCTGGGAAACTGCCCAAGCCAAAGCTTGACTCAGATCAGCTCAGTGGGGAGGGAAAGGGTGCGAAGCCAGGCCTGGAGGTGGTCGTGAGGGGGAAAGGATTCCCCCCTTTCACccttgagagtgagagagtgacacTGTACTACTCCCCTGCCAACACCTCCCAGACCTTACCCCATCCCAGAGCTCACAAGGCCCCGAAACACTCAGGCAAGCTCAAGCTGCGCCGctctgaggagaaggagagagacttgGACAAAATGGTGGGCTCCAGATGCAGCCTAGACTCTGAGGCCTGTGAGGGGGAGGAGTTGGAGCGCGTGAAGGACTGGAGGAGGGGAGATCGCCCGCCACTAGGGCCGACACGCAGCTGCTCCTTTGACGTGGGCGAGATCACCACGACAACCTGCTACGGATATGCGAAGCGACTGAGTGTGATATGGACCAGGAGGAGCCAGTCGGTGCAGGGCATGCTGGTCCAGTGTGCCTCAACAGCCAGTTCAGCGAGCAGCACAGGCAGCGACCACCCCCTGCCTGCCCTCACCCATGGCTACCTGCACACAAACAACACCTCAAAGTCCAGTGAGGCTGACAACATCGGAGACCTGGAAGAGAGTGTTTTATAG